The following nucleotide sequence is from Mesorhizobium sp. J8.
AGGATCGAGCTGTTCGAGTACACCGGTAAAAGCGCGCAGTTCGCCGGCGGCGATCGTGTCGCCGACTGGTGACTAATTTAGCGGCCTTCGCGGATAATTTTCTCCAGATCAATGTCGGCTCCGCTGCTTGCAGCCAGTCGAGCATAGAAGCTGGATGCGGGTTCGCGCCGTGCTTCCTGAATCTCATAGGACTCGAGCGCGCGTTCGATCACATCGGCTATGGAACGATTCTCGCGACGCGCAAGTCGATGAGCAAGGTTCCATGCTTTCGCGCTGCGGACTGAGAGTTTTGGTTCGGCCATTCCGAACTCCGCTTGCCGGAAATAGACACCGACAGAGCTTAGGCAGGTGATCGCTAGACGACCAGCCTACTTCAGCTCGATCTCTATAAAAGCGTACTCGCCGTCATTGGCGTTGATGACATCGTGTTCGACCCCTTCCCTGCGAAAATAGGGCGCTCCCTGCTTCATCTCGGCGAAGGATTCTCCATCCTTGGTCACCAGCTTCACCTTGCCGTCCATCAGCGGCACCACGACATAATCGTGGCCATGGCGGTGCCAGCCGGTGTTGGCGCCCGGTGCGAAGCGGTATTCGGTGACGATCACGCGCTCATTGTCGACGTGGACTGTGGCCTTGGCTGTTCCGGTCATGGCGCTCTCCTTTTCCTGTAGAAGAGGAGATGGCGGGCGCGAACGTCAGGGCCAGAGCGCGTCGAGCGATGACGCCAAAGAAAAAGCCCGGCGCGGTGGCCGGGCTTGTTCCTTGGATACGCTGATTGGCTCAGGCGATGGCGCCGTTGATCCAGTGCGATAGCGCTGTCTTCGGTGCGGCGCCCACTTTCATGTCGGTCATTTCGCCGCCCTTGAAGATCATCAGCGTTGGGATTGACCGCACGCCATACTGGGCGGCGAGCTCGGGATTCTCGTCAATGTTGAGCTTGGCGACCTTCACCTTGGAGCCGAGCTCCTTGGCGATCTCTTCCAGAGACGGGCCGATCATCTTGCACGGGC
It contains:
- a CDS encoding plasmid stabilization protein, translated to MAEPKLSVRSAKAWNLAHRLARRENRSIADVIERALESYEIQEARREPASSFYARLAASSGADIDLEKIIREGR
- a CDS encoding cupin domain-containing protein — protein: MTGTAKATVHVDNERVIVTEYRFAPGANTGWHRHGHDYVVVPLMDGKVKLVTKDGESFAEMKQGAPYFRREGVEHDVINANDGEYAFIEIELK
- the trxA gene encoding thioredoxin, which translates into the protein MATVKVDNGNFQADVLNAKEPVVVDFWAEWCGPCKMIGPSLEEIAKELGSKVKVAKLNIDENPELAAQYGVRSIPTLMIFKGGEMTDMKVGAAPKTALSHWINGAIA